Proteins encoded together in one Olsenella timonensis window:
- a CDS encoding site-specific integrase, producing the protein MARLRCDKPYNVDEARKQKGLPRRKRANPKTTCYELAIRVPSEYQAVMGRKKVTKTVYALNKKDDLRIQVRDFEDEQNAKLEALLGKVQIRTEARSSFTGESPLAAYIDRYVELRSSGAISRQTLTSEKRYAQYVEATIGDVALRLLSSEDVERCILAVPRLSKEWALEKRHEYEENRRRLEREGNHRVKKPFGPLRVGGPDLQHKVLKFLREVLNDAVDREVIDRNVAKSRFLSKNFKKGRPLIDPLSEEEAARFLAEVKALPLCSFKVEALLLFSSGMRPEEMLGVRPSGLSLRGTPSARITGAVRRDSNEVEEYTKTSTSRRTVPLDDYTAEAVGEWLDLKRRRMRKMGIRSVDGLPVVAELDSVKPYSSFINEWHKFIEKTGFDGTRPYALRHTFATLNLAYGENIKTISVILGHATPSYTLDLYVGYIPSTSAELSNRYMGRVGAPAA; encoded by the coding sequence ATGGCGAGGTTGAGGTGCGACAAGCCGTACAACGTGGATGAGGCGAGAAAGCAGAAGGGACTACCGAGAAGGAAGCGCGCGAACCCCAAGACGACGTGCTACGAGCTGGCGATCAGGGTTCCCAGCGAGTACCAGGCCGTCATGGGCCGAAAGAAGGTCACCAAGACCGTCTATGCGCTCAACAAGAAGGACGACCTGCGCATCCAGGTGCGCGATTTCGAGGACGAGCAGAACGCGAAGCTCGAAGCCCTTCTCGGCAAGGTACAGATAAGAACCGAAGCCCGATCATCCTTTACAGGCGAAAGCCCACTCGCCGCCTACATAGATCGCTATGTTGAGCTCAGAAGCTCCGGCGCGATCTCGAGGCAGACGCTCACGAGCGAGAAGCGCTACGCCCAGTACGTCGAGGCGACGATAGGCGACGTGGCACTCCGACTTCTGAGCTCCGAGGACGTCGAGCGCTGCATACTTGCCGTCCCGAGACTCTCTAAGGAGTGGGCGCTGGAGAAGCGCCACGAATACGAGGAGAACAGGCGCAGGCTCGAGCGAGAGGGCAACCATCGGGTAAAGAAGCCGTTCGGCCCCCTACGGGTGGGAGGCCCCGACCTCCAACACAAGGTTCTCAAGTTTCTCCGTGAGGTGCTGAACGACGCGGTCGACCGCGAGGTCATCGACCGAAACGTTGCCAAGTCTCGGTTCCTCTCAAAGAACTTCAAGAAGGGCCGCCCGCTCATAGACCCCCTCTCAGAGGAGGAGGCCGCCCGCTTTCTCGCCGAGGTCAAGGCGCTCCCCCTGTGCTCCTTCAAGGTCGAGGCGCTGCTCCTCTTTTCGAGCGGCATGAGGCCGGAGGAGATGCTGGGCGTGCGGCCGAGCGGGCTCTCCCTCCGCGGGACGCCCTCGGCCCGCATCACCGGGGCAGTGCGGCGCGACAGCAACGAGGTCGAGGAGTACACGAAGACGAGCACGTCGCGCCGGACCGTCCCGCTCGACGACTACACCGCCGAAGCGGTCGGCGAGTGGCTCGACCTGAAGCGGAGGAGGATGAGGAAGATGGGCATCAGGTCGGTGGACGGCCTGCCCGTCGTGGCTGAGCTCGATTCTGTCAAGCCATACAGCTCCTTCATCAACGAGTGGCACAAGTTCATCGAGAAGACCGGATTCGATGGCACGAGGCCATACGCGCTCAGGCACACCTTCGCTACCCTCAACCTCGCCTACGGGGAGAACATCAAGACCATCTCGGTCATCCTCGGGCACGCGACCCCGTCGTACACCCTCGACCTCTACGTCGGGTACATACCGTCGACGAGTGCGGAGCTCTCGAACCGCTATATGGGCAGGGTCGGGGCGCCTGCCGCGTGA
- a CDS encoding type II toxin-antitoxin system PemK/MazF family toxin → MDGIQRGQIYLAGLDPVVGSEQGGVRPVLVIQNNAGNRHGRTVIIAAVTSRCKPGLPTHVALPVTGALSKGSTVMLEQIRTVDKSRLLRLLGALDRSGMRRVDAAIAVSLGLRGTADVMTLCGRCARTFRNDGGYEVTRVDPGQRSGESCAYCGTRPGFDYFVEKGAGTP, encoded by the coding sequence GTGGATGGGATCCAGCGCGGTCAGATATACCTCGCGGGCCTCGATCCCGTGGTGGGCAGCGAGCAGGGCGGGGTGCGCCCGGTGCTCGTCATCCAGAACAACGCCGGCAACCGACATGGCAGGACGGTCATCATCGCCGCGGTGACGAGCCGCTGCAAACCGGGTCTGCCGACGCACGTCGCGCTGCCGGTGACGGGGGCGCTCTCAAAGGGCTCGACAGTGATGCTCGAACAAATCCGCACCGTCGATAAGTCCCGGCTCCTTCGGCTGCTTGGCGCGCTCGACCGGAGCGGCATGAGACGCGTTGACGCGGCGATAGCCGTGAGCCTCGGCCTGAGGGGAACGGCCGACGTCATGACCCTCTGCGGGCGGTGCGCCCGGACATTCCGCAACGACGGCGGATACGAGGTCACGCGCGTCGACCCTGGGCAGCGCTCGGGCGAGTCGTGCGCGTACTGCGGCACGCGGCCCGGCTTCGACTACTTCGTCGAGAAAGGGGCGGGCACACCATGA
- the argH gene encoding argininosuccinate lyase, giving the protein MALWGGRFEKGVDQFTQEFGASLEADKSMAAQDIAGSRAHARMLAEQGIISAEDQAAIDAGLADIARQIEDGTFVWDVNDEDVHMAVEGALTRAIGAPGGRLHTGRSRNDQVATDIRLLAKELCDQLLSGNRALRRVLLDVAERNLDVVMPGYTHLQHAQPVLLSHHLLAYFWMFTRDHVRLAAARDAADANPLGAAALAGTTYPLDRARTTELLGFSRAIPNSLDAVSDRDYLLDLEYACAVSMMHLSRLCEEIVLWSSTEFGFITLSDSYSTGSSIMPQKKNPDFAELTRGKTGRVYGDLMALLTTMKSLPLAYNKDLQECKEGPLDAARTLSDCMEIAAGMVETMTVNADAMLAQAGTGFSAATDVADYLAKKGMPFREAHRVVGELVLYCEKHGKGLEDLTPEEFVAASPLFEEDVARDLDPAGIANARVTYGGTGHDAVVVQLDEARAALAADEGAVA; this is encoded by the coding sequence ATGGCGCTGTGGGGCGGCAGGTTCGAGAAGGGCGTTGACCAGTTCACGCAGGAGTTTGGCGCAAGCCTCGAGGCCGACAAGAGCATGGCCGCCCAGGACATCGCCGGCAGCCGCGCGCACGCCCGCATGCTCGCCGAGCAGGGCATCATCTCGGCCGAGGACCAGGCCGCGATCGACGCCGGCCTCGCCGACATCGCCCGCCAGATCGAGGACGGGACCTTTGTCTGGGACGTCAACGACGAGGACGTCCACATGGCCGTCGAGGGCGCGCTCACCCGCGCGATCGGCGCGCCCGGCGGCCGCCTGCACACCGGTCGCTCCCGCAACGACCAGGTTGCCACCGACATCCGCCTGCTCGCCAAGGAGCTCTGCGACCAGCTGCTCTCCGGCAACCGCGCCCTGCGCCGCGTTCTTCTCGACGTCGCCGAGAGGAACCTCGATGTGGTGATGCCCGGCTACACCCACCTGCAGCACGCCCAGCCGGTGCTGCTGTCCCATCACCTGCTCGCGTACTTCTGGATGTTCACGCGTGACCACGTCCGCCTCGCCGCCGCCCGCGACGCGGCGGACGCCAACCCGCTCGGCGCGGCGGCCCTCGCCGGGACCACCTACCCGCTCGACCGTGCCCGCACCACGGAGCTCCTCGGCTTCTCTCGCGCGATCCCCAACTCGCTCGACGCCGTGTCCGATCGCGACTACCTGCTCGACCTCGAGTACGCGTGCGCCGTCTCCATGATGCACCTCTCGCGCCTGTGCGAGGAGATCGTCCTGTGGAGCTCCACCGAGTTCGGCTTCATCACGCTCTCCGACAGCTACTCCACAGGCAGCTCCATCATGCCCCAGAAGAAGAACCCCGACTTCGCCGAGCTCACGCGCGGCAAGACCGGCCGCGTCTACGGCGACCTCATGGCCCTGCTCACCACGATGAAGTCGCTGCCCCTGGCCTACAACAAGGACCTGCAGGAGTGCAAGGAGGGCCCGCTCGACGCGGCGCGAACGCTCTCCGACTGCATGGAGATCGCCGCGGGCATGGTCGAGACCATGACCGTCAACGCCGACGCCATGCTCGCCCAGGCCGGCACGGGCTTCTCGGCCGCCACCGACGTGGCGGACTACCTGGCCAAGAAGGGCATGCCCTTCCGCGAGGCGCACCGGGTGGTGGGAGAGCTCGTGCTCTACTGCGAGAAGCACGGCAAGGGCCTCGAGGACCTCACGCCCGAGGAGTTTGTGGCCGCGAGTCCGCTCTTCGAGGAGGACGTTGCGCGCGACCTCGACCCGGCCGGCATCGCCAACGCCCGCGTGACCTACGGGGGCACCGGCCATGACGCGGTCGTCGTCCAGCTCGACGAGGCGCGCGCGGCGCTCGCGGCGGACGAGGGCGCCGTGGCGTAG
- a CDS encoding argininosuccinate synthase — MAEKEKVVLAYSGGLDTSVIVKWLQVEKNLDVIAICGNVGQDEKDLSWIKQKALDMGAIASEAVDMRAEYAEKILSKAIWANGKYEGVYPLLSALSRPLISKHLVDIAHQYGAKYIAHGCTGKGNDQVRFETCIRALDPELEIIAPVREWDLTTRDSEMEWAEANGVPVPTTKKKPYSIDDNLWGRAIECGVLEDTWNKPPADIWTMTSNLEDCPAEPEEVVISFEEGIPTAINGEKMDLLSLIIKANEIAGRNGYGRIDMIEDRVVGIKSRECYECPAALLLIQAHQTLEQLCLDAETLKQKAKMDVEWASTVYRGLWFSQNRMAIDAYNAYTQKFVTGDVRIILCKGGLFVDGVRSAYSLYDYNLATYDEGDSFDHSAARGFIELHGLQSKTWSKVQGPGSGLQPVH; from the coding sequence ATGGCAGAGAAGGAAAAGGTCGTCCTCGCGTACTCCGGCGGACTGGACACCTCGGTCATCGTGAAGTGGCTGCAGGTCGAGAAGAACCTCGACGTCATCGCCATCTGCGGCAACGTGGGCCAGGACGAGAAGGACCTCTCCTGGATTAAGCAGAAGGCGCTGGACATGGGCGCCATCGCCTCGGAGGCCGTCGACATGCGCGCCGAGTACGCCGAGAAGATCCTGTCCAAGGCCATCTGGGCCAACGGCAAGTACGAGGGCGTCTACCCGCTGCTCTCCGCGCTCAGCCGACCGCTGATCTCCAAGCACCTCGTGGACATCGCGCACCAGTACGGCGCCAAGTACATCGCGCACGGCTGCACCGGAAAGGGCAACGACCAGGTGCGCTTTGAGACCTGCATCCGCGCGCTCGACCCCGAGCTCGAGATCATCGCCCCCGTGCGCGAGTGGGACCTCACCACGCGCGACTCCGAGATGGAGTGGGCCGAGGCCAACGGCGTGCCCGTGCCCACCACCAAGAAGAAGCCCTACTCCATCGACGACAACCTCTGGGGCCGCGCGATCGAGTGCGGCGTGCTCGAGGACACCTGGAACAAGCCGCCCGCCGACATCTGGACGATGACCAGCAACCTCGAGGACTGCCCCGCCGAGCCCGAGGAGGTCGTGATCTCCTTCGAGGAGGGCATCCCCACCGCCATCAACGGCGAGAAGATGGACCTGCTCAGCCTCATCATCAAGGCCAACGAGATCGCCGGCCGCAACGGCTACGGCCGCATCGACATGATCGAGGACCGCGTCGTGGGCATCAAGAGCCGCGAGTGCTACGAGTGCCCGGCCGCGCTGCTGCTGATCCAGGCGCACCAGACCCTCGAGCAGCTCTGCCTCGACGCCGAGACGCTCAAGCAGAAGGCCAAGATGGACGTGGAGTGGGCCTCGACCGTCTACCGCGGCCTGTGGTTCTCCCAGAACCGCATGGCGATCGACGCCTACAACGCCTACACGCAGAAGTTCGTGACCGGCGACGTGCGCATCATCCTGTGCAAGGGCGGCCTGTTCGTCGACGGCGTGCGCTCCGCGTACAGCCTCTACGACTACAACCTGGCCACCTACGACGAGGGGGACTCCTTCGACCACAGCGCCGCGCGCGGCTTCATCGAGCTCCACGGCCTGCAGTCCAAGACCTGGTCCAAGGTCCAGGGCCCCGGCTCCGGCCTCCAGCCGGTTCACTAG
- a CDS encoding RNA polymerase sigma factor: MLRDDMCHAVLFGEMRTMRRELWRTERRESRHTLRLELLGERIPADDRAATPEDHLMHKCESKALFIALKALSSTQLRRLLMHAVAQLPVREIARREGCSERAVKYSLARARKRMKEILPEGFPS, encoded by the coding sequence ATGCTGCGAGATGATATGTGCCATGCGGTCCTTTTCGGTGAGATGAGGACGATGCGTCGAGAGCTTTGGCGCACGGAGCGCAGGGAGTCGCGCCACACCCTCAGGCTCGAACTGTTGGGAGAGCGAATTCCCGCCGACGACCGCGCGGCAACTCCTGAAGACCACCTTATGCATAAATGCGAATCGAAGGCACTGTTTATCGCCCTGAAAGCGCTCTCCTCCACCCAGCTCCGCCGCCTCCTCATGCACGCGGTCGCGCAGCTCCCCGTAAGGGAGATCGCCCGGCGAGAGGGGTGCTCCGAGCGCGCCGTCAAGTACAGCCTCGCGAGGGCAAGAAAACGGATGAAAGAAATCCTTCCCGAGGGCTTCCCCTCCTGA
- a CDS encoding TIGR03905 family TSCPD domain-containing protein produces MHYDYTPRGVCSRAIHIDLTDDGTTIEAVSFEGGCNGNLKAVSKLVAGHPVDEIVGILAGNTCGPRPTSCADQLARALMEASAGARA; encoded by the coding sequence ATGCACTACGACTACACGCCGCGCGGGGTCTGCTCGCGCGCCATCCACATCGACCTCACCGACGACGGCACGACCATCGAGGCCGTCTCGTTCGAGGGCGGCTGCAACGGCAACCTCAAGGCCGTGAGCAAGCTCGTCGCCGGCCACCCGGTCGACGAGATCGTGGGCATCCTCGCCGGCAACACCTGCGGCCCGAGGCCGACGTCCTGTGCCGACCAGCTCGCCCGCGCGCTCATGGAGGCGTCGGCGGGCGCCCGCGCCTAG
- a CDS encoding FtsX-like permease family protein, with translation MQLIFLRRALRALARHAARYGALLALVAACAFMVTGIVGSSLSVVSAVEESAAAHGVEDGQIAVTSWLPDDVERALTRRGVELERQPSMDFEAEGDGSGSGDVLRVYPVRESIDTLAIEEGRAPASDGEAAVDRRWAEENGVGVGDEVRLGGRALTVCGVGTKPDYDCCLRDVADPYADSGTFGTAFVSAGTYEGLRGSGEALASESLRYAYRFVPSEGGVAEGDAIEDAADLRGALADDASSAPLATGVLEASDNPRIGASIDDVRQNVAVGLFAGVLVFALVAYTVSVFVVHGIDSERRQVGALRAMGAGRWGLCASYAALPVLVALLGGVAGTVLGTSPVGLLVGAASARGYYSIPPVSMTVFPAVVAYGVAMPPAVAAVVAIAAVSGRLRGGALALLRGEDGRGGTLRGRAKVGRRMGRLGFKASFALRELRAGARGVVAVLAGVFVSLLVLTLAFDCAALVSGAAGEVSEEVAYSDRYQLAGPLPGGVPDGAEEAVGEQFTVRRGGMSFTVDLLGVREGSEFFPETSASRPDEASVSDVAAQKLGLSVGDELVLDAGATGHAYRLTVVEVVPYASGITCFMDIDALRELMGLGDGYYNALFSEGDLDLPASADTAHITKADLERAAGVVSSVMEPLVVVLSALSMVILSVVLYLMTKAMLDQATPSISLLRVFGYTPREIRGFYLDGPLAAVALGAPVAMAAAKALVDAAYPSLISNVAMRCDVSWPAWAYPLIWCAVMGLFLVVRTLHLRSIARVSPAEIVRAR, from the coding sequence ATGCAGCTGATCTTCCTGCGGCGCGCCCTTCGCGCCCTCGCGCGCCACGCGGCGCGGTACGGCGCGCTCCTCGCCCTCGTCGCCGCCTGCGCGTTCATGGTGACCGGAATCGTCGGGTCGTCCCTCTCGGTCGTCTCCGCCGTCGAGGAATCCGCGGCAGCGCACGGGGTGGAGGACGGACAGATAGCCGTCACCTCGTGGCTGCCAGACGACGTCGAGAGGGCTCTCACGCGCCGCGGCGTCGAGCTCGAGCGACAGCCCAGCATGGACTTCGAGGCCGAGGGGGACGGCTCCGGATCGGGCGACGTCCTGCGCGTCTACCCCGTGCGCGAGAGCATCGACACGCTTGCGATCGAGGAGGGACGCGCGCCGGCGTCCGACGGCGAGGCCGCGGTCGACCGGCGCTGGGCGGAGGAGAACGGCGTGGGCGTGGGCGACGAGGTGAGGCTCGGGGGCCGGGCCCTCACGGTGTGCGGCGTCGGTACGAAGCCCGACTACGACTGCTGCCTCAGGGATGTTGCCGACCCCTACGCGGACAGCGGCACGTTCGGGACCGCCTTCGTCTCGGCAGGGACGTACGAGGGGCTTCGGGGTTCCGGCGAGGCCCTCGCCTCCGAGTCGCTGCGCTACGCCTACCGTTTCGTCCCGTCGGAGGGCGGCGTCGCCGAGGGGGATGCGATCGAGGACGCGGCCGACCTGCGCGGCGCCCTGGCCGACGACGCCTCCTCCGCGCCGCTCGCGACGGGCGTTCTCGAGGCGTCGGACAACCCCAGGATCGGGGCGTCCATCGACGACGTGCGCCAGAACGTCGCGGTCGGGCTCTTCGCGGGTGTCCTCGTGTTCGCCCTCGTCGCCTACACGGTCTCCGTCTTCGTCGTCCACGGCATCGACTCCGAGCGGAGGCAGGTCGGGGCGCTGCGGGCGATGGGCGCCGGCCGGTGGGGGCTCTGCGCCTCCTACGCCGCCCTCCCCGTCCTGGTGGCGCTTCTCGGCGGCGTGGCGGGCACCGTCCTCGGCACGTCCCCCGTCGGGCTCCTCGTCGGCGCCGCGTCAGCTCGCGGCTACTACTCGATCCCGCCCGTTTCGATGACGGTCTTCCCCGCGGTCGTCGCGTACGGGGTGGCTATGCCTCCGGCGGTCGCCGCCGTCGTCGCCATTGCTGCGGTGTCCGGCCGGCTCAGGGGCGGGGCGCTGGCCCTGCTGAGAGGGGAGGACGGGCGCGGCGGGACGCTTCGGGGCCGCGCCAAGGTCGGTCGTCGGATGGGCCGGCTCGGGTTCAAGGCCTCGTTCGCCCTCCGCGAGCTGCGCGCGGGCGCCAGAGGGGTCGTCGCGGTCCTCGCCGGCGTCTTCGTCTCCCTTTTGGTGCTCACGCTCGCATTCGACTGCGCCGCCCTGGTGAGCGGCGCCGCCGGGGAGGTGTCCGAGGAGGTCGCGTACTCCGACCGCTACCAGCTCGCTGGGCCCCTGCCCGGAGGCGTTCCCGACGGGGCCGAGGAGGCGGTCGGCGAGCAGTTCACCGTGCGTAGAGGGGGCATGTCCTTCACGGTGGACCTGCTCGGGGTCCGGGAAGGGAGCGAGTTCTTCCCGGAGACGTCCGCCTCGCGGCCCGACGAGGCGAGCGTCTCCGACGTCGCCGCCCAGAAGCTCGGCCTCTCGGTCGGCGACGAGCTCGTCCTGGATGCCGGCGCCACCGGGCACGCGTACCGCCTGACCGTGGTCGAGGTGGTCCCCTACGCGTCCGGCATCACCTGCTTCATGGATATCGACGCCCTGCGCGAGCTCATGGGGCTGGGGGACGGCTACTACAACGCCCTCTTCTCGGAGGGGGACCTCGACCTTCCCGCGTCGGCGGACACGGCCCACATCACCAAGGCGGACCTTGAACGCGCGGCCGGCGTCGTCTCGTCGGTCATGGAGCCCCTGGTCGTGGTCCTTTCCGCCCTTTCCATGGTCATCCTCTCCGTCGTGCTCTACCTGATGACGAAGGCGATGCTCGACCAGGCGACCCCGTCCATATCCCTGCTGCGCGTCTTCGGGTACACCCCGCGCGAGATCAGGGGTTTCTACCTGGACGGGCCCCTCGCGGCCGTCGCGCTGGGAGCGCCCGTCGCCATGGCTGCCGCGAAGGCGCTCGTGGACGCCGCCTACCCGAGCCTCATCTCCAACGTCGCCATGCGCTGCGACGTCTCCTGGCCGGCGTGGGCCTATCCCCTCATATGGTGCGCAGTAATGGGGCTCTTTCTAGTCGTCAGAACTCTCCATCTGCGCTCAATCGCCAGGGTATCCCCTGCTGAAATCGTGAGGGCACGGTGA
- the purB gene encoding adenylosuccinate lyase, translating to MIDRYTRPEMGHIFSLENKYRIWQEIEVLACEAHAEMGKIGITREEAAWIREHADFNKDEVDAIEAVTNHDVIAFLTNMGEYIDRDVPEGEPKPSRWVHFGMTSSDLGDTALCYQLVQATDILIEDCRKLGEICRRRAFEERDTLCVGRTHGIHAEPMTFGMKFGSWAWELKRDYDRLRDARANVAFGAISGAVGTYSSIDPFVEEYVCEHLGLVHDPLSTQVISRDHHAYLAGVLATTAATCERIATEIRNLQKTDTLEAEEPFRKGQKGSSAMPHKRNPITVEKVCGLARVVKANAQVAFDNVALWHERDISHSSAERVAQADSFIALDHMFQCLTRIVDGLILYPAQMLANLNKTRGLIYSSKVLLALVETGITREQAYAIVQENAMATWREVQQCEGGTTFREKLEADPRCTVSAEELDRIFDPRAFLTRAGVVFDRLEQLNFG from the coding sequence ATGATCGATCGATACACCCGTCCCGAGATGGGCCACATCTTCTCCCTGGAGAACAAGTACCGCATCTGGCAGGAGATCGAGGTCCTGGCCTGCGAGGCGCACGCCGAGATGGGCAAGATCGGCATCACGCGCGAGGAGGCGGCGTGGATCCGCGAGCACGCGGACTTCAACAAGGACGAGGTCGACGCCATCGAGGCCGTGACCAACCACGACGTCATCGCCTTCCTCACCAACATGGGCGAGTACATCGACCGCGACGTGCCCGAGGGCGAGCCCAAGCCCAGCCGCTGGGTGCACTTTGGCATGACCTCCTCCGACCTCGGCGACACGGCCCTCTGCTACCAGCTCGTCCAGGCCACCGACATCCTCATCGAGGACTGCCGCAAGCTTGGGGAGATTTGCCGCCGCCGCGCCTTCGAGGAGCGCGACACCCTCTGCGTGGGCCGTACCCACGGCATCCACGCCGAGCCCATGACCTTTGGCATGAAGTTCGGCAGCTGGGCGTGGGAGCTCAAGCGCGACTACGACCGCCTCAGGGACGCCCGCGCCAACGTGGCCTTTGGTGCCATCTCCGGAGCGGTGGGCACCTACTCGAGCATCGACCCGTTCGTGGAGGAGTACGTCTGCGAGCACCTGGGCCTCGTCCACGACCCGCTCTCCACGCAGGTGATCTCCCGCGACCACCACGCCTACCTCGCCGGCGTCCTCGCCACCACCGCCGCCACCTGCGAGCGCATCGCCACGGAGATCCGCAACCTCCAGAAGACCGACACCCTCGAGGCGGAGGAGCCGTTCCGCAAGGGCCAGAAGGGCAGCTCCGCCATGCCGCACAAGCGCAACCCCATCACCGTCGAGAAGGTCTGCGGTCTCGCGCGCGTGGTGAAGGCGAACGCACAGGTCGCCTTTGACAACGTGGCGCTCTGGCACGAGCGCGACATCTCGCACAGCTCCGCCGAGCGCGTGGCGCAGGCCGACAGCTTCATCGCACTCGACCACATGTTCCAGTGCCTCACCCGCATCGTTGACGGCCTCATCCTCTACCCGGCCCAGATGCTCGCCAACCTCAACAAGACGCGCGGGCTCATCTACTCCTCCAAGGTGCTCCTCGCCCTGGTGGAGACCGGCATCACCCGCGAGCAGGCATACGCCATCGTGCAGGAGAACGCCATGGCCACGTGGCGTGAGGTCCAGCAGTGCGAGGGCGGCACCACGTTCCGCGAGAAGCTCGAGGCCGACCCGCGCTGCACCGTGAGCGCCGAGGAGCTCGACCGCATCTTCGACCCGCGTGCCTTCCTCACGCGCGCCGGCGTGGTCTTCGACCGTCTCGAGCAGCTGAACTTCGGATAG
- a CDS encoding helix-turn-helix domain-containing protein: MPAHKCPVEADEQLLAEADPERIYVDALSGFPYLMTPAQVASFTQTTPAGVRKLLASGELRGSRMGARWVIPKLCLLRYLNGNRRRAGD; encoded by the coding sequence ATGCCCGCGCATAAGTGCCCAGTCGAGGCTGACGAGCAACTCCTCGCGGAGGCCGACCCCGAGAGGATCTACGTCGACGCCCTCTCCGGCTTCCCCTACCTCATGACGCCCGCTCAGGTCGCATCGTTCACCCAGACGACCCCGGCGGGCGTCCGCAAGCTCCTCGCAAGTGGGGAGCTCCGGGGAAGCAGAATGGGCGCACGCTGGGTCATCCCGAAGCTCTGCCTCCTGCGCTACCTGAACGGGAACCGCCGGCGAGCGGGCGACTGA
- a CDS encoding aminopeptidase — translation MAVIPMTNEECRVATERLSDQLDLYANLLVRKGVALRPGQELVLQAPVERADFARRVVRAAYRVGAGHVTVLWADDEVSRLTYEHCPLEFFEHTPSWQVEQLNSLAEAGAAFLFLEGQDPTILRGIDPAKPAAATRARNTECRSFRDGMDFGHNAWCIAGVPVEAWACEVFPDLSPAEALYRLWVLILEVSRADGEDPESAWETHNASFEKTKRFLNGHAFDALRYEASNGTDLTVGLPEGHVWDGGAGRTQDGVTFFPNIPTEEVFTSPDRLRAEGVVHSALPLVRNGQVVRDFWLRFEGGEVVDFGAEQGREVLRHILETDDGARRLGEVALVSKNTPIRQSDTLFYDTLYDENASCHLALGMGFPECVAGGPKLSKEALLEHGVNQSATHVDFMVGSDDLSITGILPDGTEVPVFVNGQWAWE, via the coding sequence GTGGCAGTCATACCGATGACCAACGAGGAGTGCCGCGTCGCGACCGAGCGCCTCTCCGATCAGCTCGACCTCTACGCCAACCTCCTCGTTCGCAAGGGGGTCGCGCTCCGGCCTGGCCAGGAGCTCGTCCTCCAGGCGCCCGTCGAGCGCGCCGACTTCGCCCGGCGCGTGGTGCGCGCGGCATATCGGGTCGGTGCGGGGCACGTGACCGTCCTCTGGGCCGACGACGAGGTCAGCCGCCTCACCTACGAGCACTGTCCGCTCGAGTTCTTCGAGCACACGCCCTCCTGGCAGGTGGAGCAGCTCAACTCGCTCGCCGAGGCAGGTGCGGCGTTCCTGTTCCTGGAGGGGCAGGACCCCACGATCCTGCGCGGCATCGACCCCGCCAAGCCGGCCGCCGCCACCCGCGCGCGCAACACAGAGTGCCGCTCCTTCCGCGACGGCATGGACTTCGGCCACAACGCCTGGTGCATCGCCGGGGTGCCCGTCGAGGCGTGGGCCTGCGAGGTCTTCCCGGACCTCTCGCCCGCCGAGGCGCTCTACCGGCTGTGGGTCCTCATCCTCGAGGTCTCCCGTGCCGACGGCGAGGACCCCGAGAGCGCCTGGGAGACCCACAACGCGTCCTTCGAGAAGACCAAGCGCTTCCTCAACGGCCACGCGTTCGACGCCCTGCGCTACGAGGCCTCCAACGGCACCGACCTCACCGTCGGTCTGCCCGAGGGCCACGTCTGGGACGGCGGGGCCGGCCGCACGCAGGACGGCGTGACCTTCTTCCCCAACATCCCCACCGAGGAGGTCTTCACCTCCCCGGACCGCCTCCGCGCCGAGGGCGTGGTCCACTCCGCCCTGCCGCTCGTGCGCAACGGCCAGGTCGTGCGCGACTTCTGGCTGCGCTTCGAGGGCGGCGAGGTGGTCGACTTCGGCGCCGAGCAGGGTCGCGAGGTGCTGCGTCACATCCTGGAGACCGACGACGGCGCCCGCCGCCTCGGCGAGGTCGCGCTCGTCTCCAAGAACACGCCGATCCGCCAGAGCGACACGCTCTTCTACGACACTCTCTACGACGAGAACGCGAGCTGCCACCTGGCGCTCGGCATGGGCTTCCCGGAGTGCGTCGCCGGGGGTCCCAAGCTCAGCAAGGAGGCGCTGCTCGAGCACGGCGTCAACCAGAGCGCGACCCACGTGGACTTCATGGTGGGCTCCGATGACCTCTCCATCACGGGCATCCTCCCCGACGGCACCGAGGTCCCCGTCTTCGTGAACGGCCAGTGGGCCTGGGAGTAG